Genomic segment of Rhodocaloribacter litoris:
GCCGTGCGCGTGCCGCCGCGGGTGGCCGTCGTCGCCACGGGCGACGAGCTGGTGCCCCCGGAGGCGACGCCGGGGCCGGGGCAGATCCGAAACGCCAACGGGCCGGCCCTCGCCGCGCAGGCCCAGGCCGCCGGCGCCGAGGTCCTGCCGCCCCTGCACGCCCGCGACACGCTCGAGGACATCCGCACCGCCGTCGAGCGGGCCCTGGAAGCCGACGTGCTCGTCTTCTCCGGCGGGGTGTCGGTGGGGGACTACGACTTCGTGAAGCAGGTGCTCGACGAGATGGGCCTGACGCTGCGGTTCTGGAAGGTGCGGCAGCGCCCGGGCAAGCCCCTGGCCTTCGGGCTGCTCGGCGGCAAGCCCGTCTTTGGCCTGCCCGGCAACCCGGTTTCCTCGGCGGTGTGCTTCGAGCAGTACGTCCGCCCGGCGCTGGCGAAGATGCTGGGGCGGGCCGCGGTGCTGCGCCCGTGCCTGCGGGCCGTCCTGGCGGCGCCGGCGAAGAAGGTGGCCGGGCTGCACTATTTCGCCCGCGGCGTCGCCGCCACCGGCGCGGACGGGCGCCTCACGGTGCACCTGGCCGGGCCGCAGGGCTCACACGTCTATACCTCGGTCGTACGGGCGAACTGCCTCGTTCACCTGCCTGAAACGATGGTGGATCCGGAAGCCGGCACGCTTGTTGACGTGGAATGGTTGAACTGGTGAACACGCCGGCAACCTGCCGGAATGTCCA
This window contains:
- the glp gene encoding gephyrin-like molybdotransferase Glp, which translates into the protein MREFISVEEARALVLEAVAAQPVERVPLAQAYGRTLAEPVVSREHIPPFDNAAMDGFAVRSADLATLPSSLRVIEDVRAGGIPSHAIVPGTCARIMTGAPVPEGADTVVPVEWTETGEDAGSVRMLRVPPAGGHVRRAGEDVRAGETVLGAGAVVTPPVVGLLATLGYAEVAVRVPPRVAVVATGDELVPPEATPGPGQIRNANGPALAAQAQAAGAEVLPPLHARDTLEDIRTAVERALEADVLVFSGGVSVGDYDFVKQVLDEMGLTLRFWKVRQRPGKPLAFGLLGGKPVFGLPGNPVSSAVCFEQYVRPALAKMLGRAAVLRPCLRAVLAAPAKKVAGLHYFARGVAATGADGRLTVHLAGPQGSHVYTSVVRANCLVHLPETMVDPEAGTLVDVEWLNW